The Carassius gibelio isolate Cgi1373 ecotype wild population from Czech Republic chromosome B22, carGib1.2-hapl.c, whole genome shotgun sequence genome window below encodes:
- the LOC127987532 gene encoding CD276 antigen homolog: MITRFYFICVSAVLIHKVSLQVTVDGFIGGSVLLPCSSSKHDHKLQDMNVFWRQNDTKNVFDIINGLDSVEQQDPRYKNRVRPFSEEYVRGNFNIRLTDLNYADAGEYSCLITHSSEQKTAVLIIKEPTTESATIVTKSADQETQKPGTDVVTSSSLLCYIIAPVVIVILIIACFLYRKKIKAVLFSPVTTEYKGQTEINV, encoded by the exons ATGATCACCAG ATTCTACTTCATCTGTGTGTCTGCAGTGCTGATACACAAAG TCTCTCTGCAGGTCACAGTAGATGGTTTTATTGGTGGTTCTGTTCTCCTGCCGTGTTCTTCATCTAAACATGATCATAAACTTCAAGACATGAATGTGTTTTGGAGACAGAATGACACCAAGAATGTGTTTGATATAATCAATGGTTTAGATTCAGTAGAGCAACAGGATCCACGATACAAGAACAGAGTTAGACCTTTTTCTGAAGAGTATGTGAGAGGAAACTTCAACATCAGACTCACTGATCTCAATTACGCTGATGCAGGAGAATACAGCTGTCTCATCACACACTCATCTGAACAGAAGACTGCGGTGCTGATCATCAAAG AGCCAACAACAGAAAGTGCAACTATAGTGACTAAATCAGCTGATCAAGAAACCCAAAAACCAGGAACAGATGTGGTGACATCATCGTCTTTGCTCTGTTACATCATAGCACCTGTAGTAATAGTAATATTGATCATAGCCTGTTTCctctatagaaaaaaaattaaagctgttttattctCTCCTGTCACGACTGAATATAAAGGACAGacagaaataaatgtttaa